A single Taeniopygia guttata chromosome 30, bTaeGut7.mat, whole genome shotgun sequence DNA region contains:
- the UBL5 gene encoding ubiquitin-like protein 5 gives MIEVVCNDRLGKKVRVKCNPEDSIRDLKKLIAAQTGTRWDKIVLKKWYTIFKDHVTLGDYEIHDGMNLELYYQ, from the exons ATGATCGAGGTCGTCTGCAACGACCGCCTGGGGAAGAAGGTCCGGGTAAAATGCAA CCCCGAGGACTCGATCCGCGACCTGAAGAAGTTGATCGCGGCCCAGACCGGCACCCGCTGGGACAAGATCGTCCTCAAAAAATg gtACACCATCTTCAAGGACCACGTCACGCTTGGGGACT ATGAGATCCACGACGGGATGAACCTGGAGCTGTACTACCAATAG